One genomic region from Nymphalis io chromosome 18, ilAglIoxx1.1, whole genome shotgun sequence encodes:
- the LOC126775519 gene encoding egalitarian protein homolog → MESMEYELARNLTLLFFVERLLDKGEPRTLHDLSCQFGAKGFTKEMRQIAGGSQSGLKKFLAQYPALFNIDGDYVDINTFQRHPCGAGASSNNDYIEEAKEYFASKMIQYGEGTEVPIKSLLGHRSQASPQVRHISGQRIKEFKEFLMKHPDTFQITDDNVVLVSDNHRRDNAHGNSEQFHNLPVANINTDTAQQLLDYVAQCIEAKGPVMVDQLFHLIVSRFPQEYWYQMFKTPADLSAFLKIFSDSFHVQSNLVTLISKPKIPVMYLNAKPKVKTDPPKQVVEEKPVSPAPPISVSPTPSDGTKSPANRILSPIESPRGPQANIANQTLKQRINSIVIKNLAENMVRDRVNNHLNARASEETNGLLSIRNNMMGEAWRQKVLQSATVIANVRECATLVDSIMNVKRTAKSIVSFDCEGINLGLKGVLTLCQIATMNGEVYILDIMACPGMVVEGKIKDLLESEFVVKIIHDCRNDSVNLHNQFEITLKNVFDTQAAHAVLQLQQQSVPVYKVKNLSLNALCELYNAPMNPMKEQLKNVYRRDQRYWARRPLTKDMIIYAASDVLSLVNPAIYAYMSSNIKPENQQLFEELSNEQVFMHIQPTEVKLRKRQRKINTEVGELKQKLAETTKNIVLSNREIRLLRYLELTEEEKEKLKGCHKISKKLEKLEAMGQDKDSDSDEDEKENEMASLESNPSDSISSPHSTQPPSLTESMQMMDEILSDTNMDKVEKINRLEAILSAVAPLSGELEDKFSQTMEQTLPLLKNKDWSNLSQILNIGDTDRKNCCCKCHNSADDVKCNDLNEIKKAEVGSQTLSTGDIVITRIHFREEDKLNERILDASPLGKRVGINNMS, encoded by the coding sequence ATGGAATCAATGGAATATGAGCTCGCTAGAAATCTCACTCTGTTGTTTTTCGTGGAGCGCCTGCTCGATAAAGGCGAGCCGAGAACGTTGCACGATCTTTCCTGTCAGTTTGGTGCCAAGGGTTTCACCAAGGAGATGCGTCAGATTGCTGGCGGGTCGCAGTCGGGCTTGAAGAAATTCCTGGCTCAATACCCCGCGTTGTTCAACATAGACGGGGACTATGTTGATATCAACACGTTTCAAAGGCACCCTTGCGGCGCTGGCGCGTCCTCCAACAATGATTATATTGAAGAGGCGAAAGAGTATTTTGCCAGTAAGATGATCCAATACGGTGAGGGGACTGAAGTGCCGATAAAAAGTCTCCTGGGGCATCGCAGCCAGGCGTCCCCGCAAGTGCGTCACATCTCTGGGCAGCGGATAAAGGAGTTTAAGGAGTTCCTCATGAAGCACCCGGATACCTTCCAGATCACCGATGATAATGTTGTTCTAGTCAGTGATAATCATAGGCGAGATAATGCACATGGCAATTCGGAGCAGTTTCACAATTTGCCTGTGGCTAATATTAACACAGATACTGCTCAACAATTATTAGATTATGTTGCACAGTGTATCGAGGCCAAGGGCCCAGTGATGGTGGACCAGCTTTTTCACCTTATTGTGTCACGGTTCCCACAAGAATACTGGTATCAAATGTTCAAAACACCAGCCGATTTGAGTGCTTTcctgaaaatattttcagaCAGCTTTCACGTACAATCTAACCTCGTCACATTAATAAGCAAGCCAAAAATACCTGTAATGTATCTAAATGCTAAACCTAAAGTTAAGACTGATCCACCAAAGCAAGTGGTAGAAGAGAAACCCGTCTCCCCTGCACCACCAATATCAGTTAGTCCTACACCATCAGATGGGACAAAAAGTCCTGCAAATAGGATACTCAGCCCTATTGAATCTCCCCGTGGTCCCCAAGCAAACATTGCTAATCAGACACTTAAACAGAGGATCAACTCGATTGTCATAAAGAATTTAGCTGAAAATATGGTAAGAGATAGAGTAAACAATCATTTAAATGCTCGTGCTTCCGAGGAAACTAATGGTTTATTgagtataagaaataatatgatGGGCGAAGCTTGGAGGCAGAAGGTATTACAGAGTGCAACAGTCATTGCAAATGTAAGAGAATGTGCCACATTAGTTGACAGCATTATGAATGTTAAGCGCACTGCAAAAAGTATAGTTTCCTTCGATTGTGAAGGTATTAATTTGGGTTTAAAAGGTGTTCTGACTTTATGTCAGATTGCAACTATGAATGGAGAAGTTTATATACTCGATATTATGGCTTGTCCCGGAATGGTGGTTGAAGGAAAAATCAAGGATCTATTAGAAAGTGAATTTGTTGTCAAAATTATTCATGATTGTCGTAATGATTCAGTCAATTTACACAATCAATTTGAGATCactctaaaaaatgtttttgatacACAGGCAGCCCACGCAGTGTTGCAATTACAACAGCAAAGTGTTCCTGTGTACAAAGTTAAGAATCTAAGTCTAAATGCACTTTGTGAATTGTATAACGCTCCAATGAATCCAATGAAGGAACaactaaaaaatgtatatcGAAGAGACCAACGTTATTGGGCCCGAAGGCCTTTAACAAAAGATATGATTATTTATGCCGCATCTGATGTACTTTCTTTAGTAAATCCAGCAATTTATGCTTACATGTCAAGTAATATTAAACCTGAAAATCAACAACTTTTTGAAGAGCTATCAAATGAACAAGTCTTTATGCACATTCAACCAACAGAAGTTAAATTGAGAAAACGGCAAAGAAAAATTAACACAGAAGTTggtgaattaaaacaaaaattagccgagacaacaaaaaatattgtgttaagcAATCGGGAAATAAGATTACTTAGATATTTAGAATTGACTGAAGAAGAAAAGGAAAAACTTAAAGGCTGTCATAAAATCTCCAAAAAACTAGAAAAACTTGAAGCAATGGGCCAAGACAAGGACAGTGATTCTGATGAAGATGAAAAAGAAAATGAGATGGCTAGCTTAGAATCGAACCCATCAGATTCCATATCCTCACCACATTCAACACAGCCTCCAAGTCTCACAGAATCTATGCAAATGATGGATGAAATTTTATCAGACACAAATATGGATAAAGTTGAAAAAATTAATCGTTTGGAAGCAATTCTCTCGGCCGTGGCACCTTTAAGTGGAGAGCTAGAGGATAAATTTTCACAAACAATGGAACAGACGCTGCCTCTACTTAAAAACAAAGATTGGTCAAATTtaagtcaaatattaaatattggaGATACAGATAGAAAAAACTGTTGTTGCAAATGCCATAATTCAGCCGATGACGTCAAATGCAATGATCTCAATGAAATAAAGAAAGCCGAGGTTGGTTCGCAAACATTAAGCACAGGGGACATCGTGATTACGAGGATTCATTTCAGAGAGGAGGACAAACTTAACGAGAGGATTCTCGACGCATCTCCTCTTGGCAAGAGAGTAGGTATCAACAACATGTCTTGA
- the LOC126775601 gene encoding vacuolar protein sorting-associated protein 29 codes for MLVLVLGDLHIPHRCSSLPPKFKKLLLPGRIQHILCTGNLCTKESYDYLKTLASDVHVVRGDFDENSTYPEQKVITVGQFRIGLIHGHQVVPWGDEESLALVQRQLDVDILISGHTHRFEAYEHENKFYINPGSATGAYSPLYRNATPSFVLMDIQSSTVVTYVYKLLGDEVKVERIEYKKA; via the exons Atg CTGGTCTTGGTTCTTGGTGATCTCCATATTCCACACCGTTGTAGCAGCTTACCACCTAAGTTTAAGAAGTTGCTTCTTCCTGGTAGGATCCAACACATACTCTGTACAGGTAACCTCTGTACAAAAGAGTCGTACGACTACTTGAAGACGTTGGCTAGCGATGTTCACGTCGTTAGGGGAGATTTTGATGAg AACTCCACATATCCTGAGCAAAAAGTGATAACTGTTGGACAGTTTCGCATTGGACTGATCCATGGTCACCAAGTCGTGCCGTGGGGTGATGAGGAGTCTCTTGCATTAGTGCAAAGGCAATTGGACGTGGACATACTTATATCTGGTCACACACATCGGTTTGAAGCATATGAACATgagaacaaattttatataaacccgGGTTCTGCAACTGGTGCTTATAGCCCTTTgtatag GAATGCAACACCATCATTCGTATTAATGGACATCCAGAGCTCCACAGTCGTCACATACGTATACAAACTGCTCGGTGATGAAGTTAAAGTGGAACGAATTGAATATAAGAAAGCGtag